GGGGCACTCACGACCTGGGCGCTGGCCAAGTTCTTCCACATTGATGCGGCCATGGCCGCCGGGGCCTTCGCCGGGGCCATGACCAGCACCCCCGCGCTCGCCGCCGCCACCGAGGGCAGCGGAGCCGCCGGAACCGATGTCGTCGTCGGCTACGGGATCGCCTATCCCTTCGGCGTCATTGGCGTGGTGCTCTTCGTCCAGCTCATCCCGAAGCTACTCAAGCTCAAGATCGAGGAAGACTCCGCCGAAACCAAAGGCGACTCCGCCGCTGCCATTGAGCGCCGCCTGGTCGAAGTCCGCAACGAGAACCTCTTTGGCAAACGCCTCGGGGACAGTAGTCTTGCCGACCTCGGCGGCTGCCAGGTCTCCCGCATCTGGCGTCACAACCGCCTCGAACCCGTCAGCTACGAGGATGTCTTCGATGCCGGGCAGCTCGTGCTGCTGGTCGGCGCGCCCAAGGCGGTCAAAATCGCCACGGAGCTGATCGGCCGGGTCAGCGACCGCAACATCGTCCTCGACGCCGATAACGAGCGCCGCCAACTCGTTGTGACCCAAAAAGAGCTGATCGGAAAAACCCTGGCCGAGATCGACCCGCTGCGTAACCACGGGGTCGTCGTCACTCGCATCAGCCGCCTGGACTTCACCTTCGTGCCCGACATGAAGACCCGCCTGGAAAAAGGTGACATCCTCACCGCCGTCGGCGCGCAGGACAAGCTGGCCGCTTTCGGCGAAGCCATCGGCCATCACACACAGGCGTTTTCCGAGACCTCCCTCGCCTCGCTCGCCATCGGACTCGCCCTCGGCGTGGCGTTGGGCAAGCTGAGTGTCCCCCTGCCCTGGGGTGACACCTTCTCGCTCGGCCTGGCCGGGGGACCGCTGCTCGTGGCGCTCCTGCTCGGGCACTTCGGACGTGTGGGCGGCGTCGTCGGCTACATTCCCCGGCCCACCCGCGTCCTGCTTCAGGAGATGGGACTGGTGTTCTTCCTGGCCGATGCCGGGATCAAGGGCGGTGCTTCTATGGGACAAGCGATTCAGACGCAGGGGGCGGAGATTTTCCTCGTCGGCGCGCTCATCAGCATCGTGCCGATGGTCGTCGGCTACATCACTGCCCGCAAGATCATGAAACTGACCGTGGCCCAGAGCCTCGGCGGGATCTGCGGCGGGATGACCAGTACTCCCGCGCTCGGCGCCATCGTGTCAAAGACCCACCAGCAGGCCCCGATCGTCAGCTACGCGACGGTCTATCCGGTCGCCGTCATCATGATGGCGTTGCTGGCCAAGTTCCTGATCAAACTCATCGGCTAGGTGTGGCGCGCAAGCAGTCATCCTAACCCGCCGCGACAGTTCTGTTCTGAAACCACGTGGACAAGAGTCTTCCGTCAACCTCCGTGAGTGACAACGCCCCCGCCGCCCAGCCTTCATCCGCACCGGTGCCCACCGCAACAGAGCGTCTCCGGCTGCGCCACTGGCGCGAGGATGACTTCCCGGCGCTGGCCACGCTCTGCGCCGACCCCGCCGTTATGCGCTACTTTCCCGCCCCCCTGAGCGAGGAGGAAACCCGTACGCTGTTCGCCCGTATTCGCGGGCACTTCGAGGAACACGGATTCGGCCTTTACGCGGTCGAGAAAAAGGCCGACGCCCGCTGGGTCGGCTTTGTCGGGCTGCTCGAAGTCGGCGCCGACCTGCCCTTCGCGCCCGCCACCGAAATCGCCTGGCGTCTGAGCCCCGAGCACTGGTACAACGGCTACGCCACAGAGGCCGCCCGCGCGGTGCTCGATTTTGGATTCAACTCCCTCGGGCGAGAGGAAATCGTCGCCTTCACAACCGAGAGCAATACGCCCTCCCAGCGCGTCATGCGACGACTGGGTATGCAGACCTGTACCGACGAGGACTTTAACCACCCGCGCCTGCCCGCTGACCACCCGCTTCGACTCCACCGGCTGTATCGACTTCGCCGTCCAGAAGGTCACGCCACCACTTAGCCTTATCGCTCACAATCGGCCCGCATTTTGTCCGGTCCGGAGATACCGGTCACCGTCAATGCCCCTCCAATGGATGCCCGACCGGCACCATCCGCGCGCCAGACCTTAACTCACGAGCACTGGAACCGAAGCGCCGTTTGAACGCGCGGGAAAACGAACTCAGCTCCTCGAACCCGCAGGCCAAAGCGATTTCCCCGACCGGCAGGTCTGTATCGGTCAGTAGTTGCATCGCCCGCTGGAATCGCAGTTGGTCGAAAATCTCCCGCGGGCTATTTTGGAAAGACTCGTGAAACAGCCGCCTCAGGTGGGCGGGGGAAACGTGGATCGCCCGCGCCACCTCATCCAGTCCGGGGTTGTCACGCATGCGGGCGCTGAACCACGAGAGCGCCCCCTGCACGCGGGCATGAACCCGTTGGCCAGTCCGGTGCCCGTCCCGCCCCAGCGATTCGTAAACCAGCAGCGACAGCTCCATCAGCGCATGCTCATAGCAAAGCATCATGCCCGGCGCCGGATGATCCCAATAAGAGCGCACCTGCCCCGCCAAGCGACGCAGCCGGCGACAATCCTCCCCCGTGAGCGAAATCCTGGCCTCACGCCCGCCTCCCAGGCACTGAGCCAAAACCTCAGGGATGTAGCGAAAATGAAAGACCACGATCGTCGCTGGCTGCCTGGGCTTACCGCTCCATCCGTGCGTCGAGCCGGGCGGAGAAAGCCACAGCGTACTCTCCTGTAGCAGCGCAGCGCCCGAGCCATCCGAAAGCGTACGTCGGATGGCCCCCTGCACCACCGCCTGAAACTCCCAGAACAGCCGGACCTGCCCCCGGATCGGTTCCTCAAAATACCGGCGTCGGCCGTAACTGAAGTAAACCAGCACATATCTACGCTTTCAAAAATGAGCGATAGAGTCAAATCATTGAGCGCCCGGGGCATGGACTTTTTCGCGCATATTCGGTATTCTATTGTTGCAGCAATGCTTCCGCTCAACGGCGAAAGATACCTTTGCAATCTCCGAACCACAAAGCCTCCCCCATCCGCCAAAACATCCAGCACACCTTATCATGATCCAGACTATCGAACGTTTCACTTTCGGCATGGGCGACCGCTTCGGACTCCAGGGCAAAGCCCAACTCCAGGCCGTCCTCAACGCGCACGCCAAGGGCATCGACCTTTACCCGGTTTGGAACAAGTCCCACCGTGAGCACACGATAGTCGGCACACGTCCGGACTCGTTGCGGGCCGAGGCTGACGACGCCGTAAGCGCCCTCAAGTGGAACGGCAGCTACTACGTGGACGCCGATCACATCCGGCTCGAAACCGTCGATGCCTTTCTGGCGGGCAGCAACTTCTTCACCCTCGACGTGGCCGACTATGTTGGCGAAACGCCCGCCACCGAAGATGTCTCAGACTGGCTGAAATCCGTCGAACCGTATTTTGGCCAGCAACAAATTGAGGGGCTCGCCCAGCCGCTCGTTCTTTCGCGCGAATCCGCCGAGGTCGCCGCTGCCAAATACCTCACAGCCATCGCCAAGGCGGGTGAGCTGTATCGACATATTGATACACAAAAAGCCGATTCTTCCTTCGTAACCGAAGTCTCCATCGACGAGACCGATCAGCCGCAGGGCCCGGCCGACATTTTTTATCTTCTCAGCATGATGGCCTGGCAAAAAATCCCTGCCCAGACCGTCGCCCCAAAGTTTACCGGACGCTTCAACAAGGGGGTGGACTATGTGGGAAATCTTGCCCGCTTCGAAGAGGAGTTCCACGCCGACCTGTGCATCATTCGCTTTGCGGTGAATAACTTCGGACTGCCCGCCAGCCTGAAAATCAGCGTCCACTCCGGCAGCGACAAGTTCTCACTCTATCCGGTCATCAGGCGGCTTATTCGCGAGCACGGGGCCGGGCTCCACGTCAAAACGGCTGGCACGACCTGGCTTGAGGAAGTCATCGGCCTGGCCCGAGCCGGTGGCGAAGGCCTCGCCATCGCCAAGGAAATCTACGCCGAAAGCCTGGCCCACTACGCCGAGCTGACAGCCCCCTACAGCACCGTCATCGACATCGACACCGACCGCCTGCCCGCCGCCGAGAGCGTCGCGCAGTGGAGTTCGGAGCAGTTCGTGGCGGCGCTCGAACATGACGTATCCAACTCTGAATACAATCAACATCTCCGGCAGTTGATCCACGTCGGGTTCAAGATCGCCGCGAAAATGGGCGACCGCTACCTCAACGCGCTTGATGAGCACGCCGCCATCATCAACCAGGGTGTGACCGACAATCTTTACCGTCGTCACATCCTGCCCATCTTTGGCCAGATATAAAAAAATCCCGGCCGGGATCACCCGGCCGGGAAATCTGAATTTATCGTATTACCCACAGGCCTCGGCCTGCATCAGCGGGCCCGGCAATCGGAGTCGGGCCCGTCTTGTCCGTCAACCCTATGGGGTTCGTCCGCGCACGGCGGCGGAAATAGCTGCCACGATCAGCAGCACAAGGAAGATGAAGAAGAGAATTTTTGCGATGCCAGCAGCAGCGCCGGCAATACCGCCAAAGCCAAGAACTCCAGCGATGATAGCTACGATAAGGAAGACAAGTGCCCATCCTAACATAGGAGATTCCTTTCCAGTTTTTAGTGTTATTTCATCAGCAGTGTTTGCTGACTAACAATATAACGCATAGCCACAAAACGTCAACTAATCGACGCATTTAGATCCCCTTATGAGGCTAAAAGCGGCAAAAAACAGGACGAGCCTTTCCCCCTTAAAGCGCTAAAAACACAGCCGCCGTCCACCCGATTCCAGCCAGCACTGCGGCAATTGTCGCCGGCCCGATTTGCGTCCTGACGTGGTCCATCAGGTCGCACCCCGTGGCCATGCTGCTAAGCACGGTCGTGTCGGAAATCGGGGAGCACTGATCGCCGTAAACGCTGCCGTTGATGACGGCGGCAAAGCAGATACTCAGGTAGAGCACCGGGTGCTCCATCCCGAGCGAGAGCGCCGTGGCCCAGGCCAGCGGCATGACCAGCGGAAGGGCCACCGCGAAGGTGCCAAAGCTCGTCCCGGTGGAAAAAGCGATAAACATCGTCAGCACTTGGAACAGGACCGGCAGCATCCAGAACGGCAACTCCCCGGCGAAAACATCCATCAGGTAAATGCCTCCACCCGCATTGCGACTGATGCTGCCGATGATGACAGCCAGCAGTAGCACGACCGAGCCATAGACGACGCCCTTGAGTCCGTTGGTCAGGCCACCCACTGCATCCTCCAGGCTCATGCCCCGCGCCAGTGTCACGCCAAAGGCGACCAGCAGGGCGATCCCGAAGGCCGAGTGCACATCGGGGGAGCCGAACCAGAAAGCCGTCCCCAGCGCCACGCCCACGATCAGGCCCAGCGGGACAAAGAACTCCCACACGCTCGGGCGGTAGCCCTCGGGCGGATCGCTCGTTTCCAGTTCACGGGCCAGCATCGGTTGGGCTCCCGGACGGTCGAGTTGGCCGGTTTCACGCGAGCGACGGATCGCCTCGCGCATCCCCGCGCCGAGAAAGGGCAGTTTGTCAAAGCACAGCAGCAGGGTAAAGAGCACTGCAAGCATGGCGTAAAACGACAGCGGGACCGATGTAATGAAAAAACGGATACGGTCAGTTTCGGTTGCCAGAAAGCCCGCGCCGGAAACGAAGATCAGCCCTTGCAGATAAAAGGCCCAGGCATTGAAAGGGATCAGGATGGCAATGGGCGAAGCCGTCGAGTCCACGATGTAGGAAAGCTCCTCGTGACTGATTTTCTCCTTGTCCGCCACCGGACGCACCGTCGTGCCGACCAGCACGGTGCTGAGCGTACCGCCCTGGAAAAAGAGTACTCCGAGGAACCAGGCGACCAGTCGCGCCGTCACCGGCCCGCGCACGAAGCGCCGCGTCATCAGCTCAGCGAAGGCGAGAGCCGCGCCATTGCGCGACCAGATCCCCATGATTCCCCCGAGGAACCACAGGTAAAGCACGAGAATCCCGGCCCCGCTGCGCGTTGCCAGTGCCGGGATGAGCACGTCGCCAGCCACGTCGTACTGGTGCATGAGCAGCGCCCCCGCGAGGATGCCGCCGGTCAGTGCCGTGATCGGCTCGCGGGTGACAAAGCACAGCGCCACTGCCATGACTGCGGGCAGGAACGACCAGTAGCCCCAGTGCTTGCGCGGCGTCAGGGAAAAAATCTCGAAAGTCCCGTCTTCCTGGTCCACGCGCACCCACTCGGGTTCCTCAGTGGGCACCGTTTGCGATGAACTCCCCTGGCTCGCCCACAGCAGGGAGTCATCTGCCGGTATTGCCCGCTGGACATTTTCCTCGTTGGCCTTGTCGAGCGAAACCTTCTGCACGTACCAGGACGGGGAAATCGACTGCCCCACAAATAAGGACAACGCCATCCCAACCGCAAAAACCCAGAATCCCACGGACCCGAATATCCGCACGGCAAAATGCTTGTCGGCAGCAACCATGCCCGCAGTAAGAGCACGAGCAGGACCGCAGTCAAGGCCGCGCAACGCACCGAATCATCTTGGCTCGGCTAAAACTTGCCCGGCGGCAGGCGCAGGCGAAAGGCTCCCTTGGCTGTGGCGGGATCGACCGGCTGGCCGTTTTGCACCATGACGATTTCGCCATCGGCGGCCATACGGCGGGCCGCACCGATAATTTGCGGCATGAGCGCACGCCACTTGTAAGGGGAGATTTTCCGGGCCGCATCGGACGGGCAGGCCGTACCGCTCTCGCCACGCTCACGCGTCACCCCAAAAATCACCCGCCGCATTTTCGCTTCATCCATCCTGCGGCAATCTAGCGCCTGCCCCGCAGCCGGCAAGCCCCATTAGCGCCCCTGCAGGGCACAGGACACTATCGCTAAACAGAAACGGAACCGGGCTGCGAATCTCTCAGGCCATCGACGAGGTGCTAATCAAAGATCGCAAGGTAGCCCGGCTCGCTGGCGCCAAAGGTGTAGTTAAAACCAATCCGGAAGCGCACCAGTTGCTCAGCCACGTCCGTATTCACAAACCATCTCCAGTCCTTCACCAGCGCCTCGCCGCCGAAGTTGATACTCAGCCGGTGGCCGAGCGTGAAAAAGTCATCCGAAAGCTCGCCGCGCAGGCCGAAGTTCGGGTTGATGTAGGTGTAGGCGACCCCGACGGTGACCGGGGAGGTTCGCAGGCGGGCAGCAGCAGCCCAGGCCCAGGTCGGCGTGGTAAAGTTGTGCAGGGCTTCGAGCGCGCCGGTCAAGGTCATGCCCTCGTCGAGCGTCCACTGGCGCGCGATCTCGGCACCGACATAGTTCTGGTCGGCGAGGTACTCGTAGGAGAGCCCGCCCCGCAGTTCCCACCACGGCAGCGGCTGTTCGAGGATCGCGCCGAAGTAGTTCCACTCGTTCCAGGTCTGGAAGGCGTTCGGGTCGCTCAGGTGGTCGATGGCCCCGGTAACCAGTTGCAGGCGGCCCTCGCCGAGCGGGGCCGTCACCCGGCCCCCGCGCACCCAGCCGTCCACATCGTAGCCGAGGGTCGGGATATTGTCGCCGTTGGGCGGGATAACGCCGATCTGCCCCGTCCAGCCCTCGAAATTATCCTGCAGGTAAATCTGCCGCATGTTGAAGACCTGGTCGGGCACGGTCTGCCCCACGGTCGAGACGAAGCTGTTCCAGGACGAGGTGTAGGAGCGCCCCGTCCCGGCGATCCCGCGCAGGGTAAAGTCCCCCGCCGGCGAGCTAAGCAGCCCCAGCGCGTAGCTGATCTGCCCGCGGTACTGGAGCCAGCCCGTCCGCTGGTCCATCGTGTCCTTGTCGAACTGCGTATTGTAGCGCATGCCGATCCTGAAACTGATCGAGCTGGGTTCGAGTTCTGCGGCCACCGGCAGGGTGAAGCTTACCAGCAGGCCAACCAACAGGCCCACGGTGAGAGTAAGTGTACGGACAGACATAGCGAAGGGTCGCCCCGAGGGGGGCTGGGTCGGTGACAATTGTGGCAATTGTCACGATTGTTACGCAACGCATAGACTGGCAGGGCCGGGGCAATCAAGCCTAAGTCTCGCCCGCCCTCAATCGAAACGGGCCAGATAGCCGGGCGTGCTCGCGCCAAAACCGTAATTAAAGCCTGCGCGCACCCGCAACCGCTGCTCGGTCAGGTCCGTCATGACGAACCAGTTGAGCCCGTCCACCAGCGGGATGTCGCCGTTGAACTCCACATCGAGGCGGTGCCCAAATCCGAAAAAGTCCTCCGAAAGCATGCCCCGCAGACCGAAATCGCGGTTGATGTAGGTGTACTCGACGATGACGTTGACCACCTCGGTCTGGAGACGGCCCGAAACACCCCAGGCCCAACTCGGGGTCGTGAAATTATAAATCGCCTCGACCTGACCCAGGAAGTCGATCCCCTCGTCCAGCTCCCAGGTCCGCTGCAATTGCATGTCCACGTAGTTCTGGTCCTCCAGGTACTCGTAGGAGAGGTAGCCCTTTAGTTCGTACCAAGGCAGCGGCTGAACCAGCTTGGCCCCGAAATAGTTCCACTCCCCCCACTCCTGAAAGGCGCTCGGGTCGGTCAGGTGGTCAATGATCCCGGTGACCAGTTCCAGGCGGCCTTCGCCCAGCGGGGCAGACACCCGCCCGCCATCAATCCAGCCGTCCGTGTCGTAGCCCAGGTCGGTAATGTCGCCGCCGTTGGGCGGGATGACCCCGGCCTGGAATTGCCAGCCCGCGTAGTCGTTCTGGAGGTAAATCTGGCGCATGTAGAAATCCTTCTTCGGCA
The Ruficoccus amylovorans DNA segment above includes these coding regions:
- a CDS encoding GNAT family N-acetyltransferase — encoded protein: MPTATERLRLRHWREDDFPALATLCADPAVMRYFPAPLSEEETRTLFARIRGHFEEHGFGLYAVEKKADARWVGFVGLLEVGADLPFAPATEIAWRLSPEHWYNGYATEAARAVLDFGFNSLGREEIVAFTTESNTPSQRVMRRLGMQTCTDEDFNHPRLPADHPLRLHRLYRLRRPEGHATT
- a CDS encoding tagaturonate epimerase family protein — translated: MIQTIERFTFGMGDRFGLQGKAQLQAVLNAHAKGIDLYPVWNKSHREHTIVGTRPDSLRAEADDAVSALKWNGSYYVDADHIRLETVDAFLAGSNFFTLDVADYVGETPATEDVSDWLKSVEPYFGQQQIEGLAQPLVLSRESAEVAAAKYLTAIAKAGELYRHIDTQKADSSFVTEVSIDETDQPQGPADIFYLLSMMAWQKIPAQTVAPKFTGRFNKGVDYVGNLARFEEEFHADLCIIRFAVNNFGLPASLKISVHSGSDKFSLYPVIRRLIREHGAGLHVKTAGTTWLEEVIGLARAGGEGLAIAKEIYAESLAHYAELTAPYSTVIDIDTDRLPAAESVAQWSSEQFVAALEHDVSNSEYNQHLRQLIHVGFKIAAKMGDRYLNALDEHAAIINQGVTDNLYRRHILPIFGQI
- a CDS encoding Na+/H+ antiporter NhaC family protein, whose translation is MALSLFVGQSISPSWYVQKVSLDKANEENVQRAIPADDSLLWASQGSSSQTVPTEEPEWVRVDQEDGTFEIFSLTPRKHWGYWSFLPAVMAVALCFVTREPITALTGGILAGALLMHQYDVAGDVLIPALATRSGAGILVLYLWFLGGIMGIWSRNGAALAFAELMTRRFVRGPVTARLVAWFLGVLFFQGGTLSTVLVGTTVRPVADKEKISHEELSYIVDSTASPIAILIPFNAWAFYLQGLIFVSGAGFLATETDRIRFFITSVPLSFYAMLAVLFTLLLCFDKLPFLGAGMREAIRRSRETGQLDRPGAQPMLARELETSDPPEGYRPSVWEFFVPLGLIVGVALGTAFWFGSPDVHSAFGIALLVAFGVTLARGMSLEDAVGGLTNGLKGVVYGSVVLLLAVIIGSISRNAGGGIYLMDVFAGELPFWMLPVLFQVLTMFIAFSTGTSFGTFAVALPLVMPLAWATALSLGMEHPVLYLSICFAAVINGSVYGDQCSPISDTTVLSSMATGCDLMDHVRTQIGPATIAAVLAGIGWTAAVFLAL
- a CDS encoding DUF3253 domain-containing protein; this encodes MDEAKMRRVIFGVTRERGESGTACPSDAARKISPYKWRALMPQIIGAARRMAADGEIVMVQNGQPVDPATAKGAFRLRLPPGKF
- a CDS encoding helix-turn-helix domain-containing protein, translated to MLVYFSYGRRRYFEEPIRGQVRLFWEFQAVVQGAIRRTLSDGSGAALLQESTLWLSPPGSTHGWSGKPRQPATIVVFHFRYIPEVLAQCLGGGREARISLTGEDCRRLRRLAGQVRSYWDHPAPGMMLCYEHALMELSLLVYESLGRDGHRTGQRVHARVQGALSWFSARMRDNPGLDEVARAIHVSPAHLRRLFHESFQNSPREIFDQLRFQRAMQLLTDTDLPVGEIALACGFEELSSFSRAFKRRFGSSARELRSGARMVPVGHPLEGH
- a CDS encoding DUF1328 domain-containing protein; translated protein: MLGWALVFLIVAIIAGVLGFGGIAGAAAGIAKILFFIFLVLLIVAAISAAVRGRTP
- a CDS encoding aspartate:alanine exchanger family transporter — translated: MPSDFFQTILSNPLLALFGLIGLGLALGSIQIKGITLGSSGVIFTALLAGHLGCTIPAGIGSVGLALFVYCVGISAGNRFFGALKREGSQLAKLALVVVGSGALTTWALAKFFHIDAAMAAGAFAGAMTSTPALAAATEGSGAAGTDVVVGYGIAYPFGVIGVVLFVQLIPKLLKLKIEEDSAETKGDSAAAIERRLVEVRNENLFGKRLGDSSLADLGGCQVSRIWRHNRLEPVSYEDVFDAGQLVLLVGAPKAVKIATELIGRVSDRNIVLDADNERRQLVVTQKELIGKTLAEIDPLRNHGVVVTRISRLDFTFVPDMKTRLEKGDILTAVGAQDKLAAFGEAIGHHTQAFSETSLASLAIGLALGVALGKLSVPLPWGDTFSLGLAGGPLLVALLLGHFGRVGGVVGYIPRPTRVLLQEMGLVFFLADAGIKGGASMGQAIQTQGAEIFLVGALISIVPMVVGYITARKIMKLTVAQSLGGICGGMTSTPALGAIVSKTHQQAPIVSYATVYPVAVIMMALLAKFLIKLIG